A genomic window from Salvelinus namaycush isolate Seneca chromosome 5, SaNama_1.0, whole genome shotgun sequence includes:
- the LOC120047172 gene encoding polysialoglycoprotein-like, whose translation MIMGGVRELLLFVMTVGVVKVSCYPVGKSQKQEQVSLQSRLGELSSNDVSIVHALALLRSIGSDAKQDREEYLETNEVESQASPNHGSSTANDALSSDDATSEAATGPSDDATSEAATGPSDDATSEAATGPSDDATSEAATGPSDDATSEAATGPSDDATSEAATGPSDDATSEAATGPSDDATSEAATGPSDDATSEAATGPSDDATSEAATGPSDEATSDTATGPSDDAANGPSDDASAATGPSDDASAATGPSDDATATSEATTGPSDDATSEAATGPSDDATSEAATGPSDDATSEAATGPSDDATSEAATGPSDDASAATGPSDDATSEAATGPSDDATSEAATGPSDDATSEAATGPSDDATSEAATGPSDDGTSDAATGPSDDAATGPSDDAATGPSDDATAEAATGPSDDATAEAATGPSDDATSDATTGPSDDATSEAATGPSDDATSEAATGPSDDATSEAATGPSDDASAATGPSDDATSEAATGPSDDATSEAATGPSDDATSEAAAGQSDHAIEELFTSASEPPLTTNMDI comes from the exons ATGATCAtgggaggtgtgagagaattACTGCTCTTTGTGATGACTGTGGGGGTTGTCAAAG TTTCTTGTTACCCTGTTGGAAAGTCCCAGAAGCAAGAGCAAGTCTCTCTGCAGAGCAGACttggag agctgtcatcaaatgacgtctccattgtgcatgccctggccttgctccgatccatagggtctgacgctaaacaagacagagaag AGTATTTAGAGACTAATGAAGTAGAatcccaagcttctccaaaccatGGTAGCTCTACGGCAAATGATGCCCTGtcctctgacgacgctacctctgaagcagccactggcccgtctgacgacgctacctctgaagctgccactggcccgtctgacgacgctacctctgaagctgccactggcccgtctgacgacgctacctctgaagcggccactggcccgtctgacgacgctacctctgaagcggccactggcccgtctgacgacgctacctctgaagcggccactggcccgtctgacgacgctacctctgaagcggccactggcccgtctgacgacgctacctctgaagcggccactggcccgtctgacgacgctacctctgaagcggccactggcccgtctgacgacgctacctctgaagctgccactggcccgtctgacgaggCTACCTCTGAcactgccactggcccgtctgacgacgctgccAATGGTCCGTCTGACGACGCTAGCGCTGCCACTGGTCCATCTGACGACGCTAGCGCTGCCACTGgtccgtctgacgacgctaccgctacctctgaagctaccactggcccgtctgacgacgctacttctgaagctgccactggcccatctgacgacgctacctctgaagctgccactggcccgtctgacgacgctacctctgaagctgccactggcccgtctgacgacgctacctctgaagctgccactggcccgtctgacgacgctagcGCTGCCACTGgtccgtctgacgacgctacctctgaagctgccactggcccgtctgacgacgctacctctgaagcagccactggcccgtctgacgacgctacctctgaagcagccactggcccgtctgacgacgctacctctgaagctgccactggcccgtctgacgacggtACCTCTgacgctgccactggcccgtctgacgacgctgccactggcccgtctgacgacgctgccactggcccgtctgacgacgctaccgctgaagctgccactggcccgtctgacgacgctaccgctgaagctgccactggcccgtctgacgacgctacctctgatgctaccactggcccgtctgacgacgctacctctgaagcagccactggcccgtctgacgacgctacctctgaagcagccactggcccgtctgacgacgctacctctgaagcagccactggcccgtctgacgacgctagcGCTGCCACTGgtccgtctgacgacgctacctctgaagctgccactggcccgtctgacgacgctacctctgaagctgccactggcccgtctgacgacgctacctctgaagctgccgcTGGCCAGTCTGACCATGCCATTGAGGAACTGTTCACTTCTGCATCTGAGCCCCCGTTGACCAcaaacatggatatctga